The DNA window GCTCAAATTCAGCAGGCATCGATAACATTAAAAATCCTCCATCAGATAAGACAGTTTATCGTCGAGTAACGGTAGCGATTCATCGACAAACATAAACAACAAATCACAGCGAATCGACGTTTGATCAATGTTATAACTGACTTCAAACGTCATGGTTTTAGAAAAGGATCCCGTGGTCGATTTAATCACATTATCGATCGAAATATGTTGCCCCAGTAACACTGGCGAACTTTGAAAGAAACGCACTTCCGCTTGCTGCCCCAACCCATTTAAGAATGATCCCACCAATATATTGGAGACATCCATCAGCAGTTCCAGTTCTTCTAGCTCTTCACTCTCTGCTGGTACCTGCATTAACTTCTTGAGATCAGCCACACTCGAATCGCTCAGCAACACTAACGCTTCTCCCGCGATGCCCTCGCCACTGAAACCTTGGCACACACCGGAGACTTGATCATTGTCTGCTAAGTCCCTCAGCGCCATATGGAGTTCACTGACCTCAAAAATATTGACGTTCGGCAGGGGGAGGTGCACAAACACATCGAAATGGCGGGCCAGCGCATCGGCCGCTCGCCCGATGGACACGTTGGCGACTTCCATATAGATATCACGCCGTTTAAGGATGGGCAGTTCCACCGCGGCCTGAGGAACAACCTGAGTTTGCTGAGGCGGATTAATCACCTCTTTTAATACCAAGTTGAGCGTACTCTTATCCAGCGGTTTTTGAATAAATGCTTTCGCCCCTAAAGCCAGTACGCGTTCTTTCGCTTTGGGCTGAATATCGCCAGAAACCACGACCACTGGGGTATCAATACCGCGTTTGCTCATCTCTTCCAACGTGCCATAGCCATCAAGCTCCGGCATGGTGAGATCCAAAAACATCAATTTAAACGCTTTTTCTTCAAATTTCTTTAGGGCATCCAACCCGTGAACCGCAAAGGTAATATCGGCGTTCAAAGAAGCAGGTAAAGAGCGCGCCATTTGTTTTCTTACTAATGCAGAATCATCGCAAATTAGGACGGGGAAAGACATGCCACCACCTTTATTCATTTATGGTTACTAAATACTACACCACAACCTGCTTCATTAGCAGGTTAATTACGTAAAAAGTCTAATTTTTCATAGGGTTATACTGGTAATATTTTAAACAGTGATTGCATCGAATAGCATCGTGTTGTTTGATCTCTAAATAACGCTGCTCATGCTCATCTTTAACCATAGATGACCGCCAAACAAAACGCCTTGTTTTGCGAAAATAATCTGACCTTTATCACGGCTCATCGCACACCTTGATGTCGCTCCGGTTGACTTTACAACCCTACCATTATTAGATAAATCAAAATGACCATTAACAAGGAGTCTCCCATGGAAAATCCTATCCAATCTCGCTTACCACGGATAATTCTCATGCGCGTTCAGCGCACTTTTCTTGCTATGATAAGGATACTTTCCCTTGAACGAACTTTCTCACCAAACCCTCACAGCCTTTGCCGACGCTGACTTATGCAGCTTTGATTTGCATACGCTGACGCTTGACAAAGCTCAAGCGCATCAATGGTTACGAGCCGAACTACTGGACGAGTGGCATGAACTCAATCAACCGGATGTGATGCAAGCAAGGCATCAATTTTTTAATATTAAACACACCACGGCCGATGATTATCAAGAGCATTGGATTGAGCTCAATCACACACAATCCATTCTGTGTGGTATCCGCCATAAAGGGCTAAGCTCCGATCATCCATTTGTTCAGATTAAACCCAACTTTGTGATCGAGCATCCACAGCAATTGGCTGATATCCAAAAGGCGACGGCCCCTCTTTTTCGTGTATTTAATCCAAAGCACTTAGTGTTTTGGAGTGCAAAGCCATGGTATCAATGTCGCATCGAAGCACACTATGTGGCGGCTGACGCCAGCACGATTATCGCGCAGCCTGCATGGCCACAAGAACACCATATCGAACTACGCGCGGTCAAACACCATGATTATTATACGTGGTATCAAGCGATGTATACTGAGCTTCACCGCGATCAGCCAGATTTTAAAAACCGAGTTCAACCCAACGATTTAGCGTTGCTGCAACAAGCACAACACCAAAGCTTGTTATTCTTCATCTACTATAAGCAACACAAAGTCGGGCTGATCAGCGCGGAAAGAAGTCCGTTACTTGGTCATCAAGGTTTATATTTAAATGAAATACTGCTTGATAAACACTGGAGAGGGGTCGGTCTGGCCAAAGCCGCTCAAAAGCGGTTTATCGTACAAAATGCATCAAAAAACGATGTCATCTGGGGAACGATCAACGCCAATAACCTCCCATCACTTAACACCGCTTACGCGAATCAGCGTCGCAGTGTGCGCTATGAATGCTTTTTCCCTATCAATGACCTTTATGAGTGAGGTGCAGACCCCTTCTCCTGAACAGTGAGCGAAGACCAAAAAAAGGCGTCACCATTACGTGACGCCTTTTTACATAGAACTTTAGGTATGTCTCTCGCAGTAGCCAATAGGCACGAGCACTAAGACTGATTGCCCACCGCCCCGTGACTTGCCTCGTGCATCGTATGACGAACGGTGTGTTTAATTGTCATCATGTATTCTTGATAACGAAACCATAGATAGGTCGCGACAACCGAGAAGAATAGATACGACAATGCGAACACCAACGGAGATGTCATGAGATCCGCAGAGACGCCCCACATCACGCCGACAACCGTTACGGTGATTTTTGCAAACAAACCGCACAGCAACAATGCCAAAGCGAGTTGAGGGAATTTAGAACTGCGAAACGCAAACCAGTGGCAACAACCGACGGCTAAACTTGCCACGCCGAAGCCTAACAAAAAAGCTTCAATATGATCCGCAGACAAAAAGCCTGCCAATAATGACACGAGCAAAATAAGAATGTATTTCATCACAGTCACCCTAGCGTTAATACAAAAAGGAGGAACAAAACTGTCAAAACGCTAACGTTAAAACCCTGTAATACTAATGTTACTTGAGCTTAGTAAAAATACCAGCATAAAGTGGTATAGAAACTGTGACAATTTGTGTCTATGAAGGGAACACAGATAACCAGTGAGGTGACCTTGCTACACATAAAAGAACCTTATACAAAAATGACGCTCACGCCGCCTTTGTATAAGACTCTTGCCCACGGTGTTTTGCTTTGCGCACGTAGCTACCTTTGCCTTTTTTCGCTTTTTCCACACGGGTTTTAAAGACTTGACTGGTCACCAGTGCTTTTAGCGCATTATCTTGAATTTGACCGCGACCGTATTCGATATCCACAGGGTCGGTGTGGCTGGATTTTTTGGTACTCATAGTAAATCTCTCTCATTGATTAGGACTGTTAAAATAACATGTCATCGCGGTGAATTTTCGCTTATCCAAGCCAATAGTCAACAGCTAGCTCACTTATTTTTTATGTATCATCATTCTGTTACACTGGAAACACAACTCGACACAAAGTTTACGAGTAAATTCGAGAGGTTAGGCACTAAATCCGAAAAGATATTATTGACAACTGTCCGTATTACTCTAGACTCAACACCAGCTAGAAAAAAAGTTCTTTGTATACACATTGTTTCGTTGGATTACTTGTAACTCCCCCGTCGTGTCGTACGCAATAGCAATTTACTTTTCCACGCTATGGGCGCCGTGATAGGCCAAAAATTAATTTATTTAGGATATATGCTATGTCTACTCCAGTTACTGGTACTGTAAAATGGTTCAACGAAACTAAAGGCTTCGGTTTCATCAAACAAGAAAACGGTCCAGACGTATTTGCACACTTCAGTGCAATCCAAGGTGACGGTTTCCGTACTCTTGCTGAAGGCCAACAAGTTGAGTTCGTTAT is part of the Vibrio zhugei genome and encodes:
- a CDS encoding response regulator; protein product: MSFPVLICDDSALVRKQMARSLPASLNADITFAVHGLDALKKFEEKAFKLMFLDLTMPELDGYGTLEEMSKRGIDTPVVVVSGDIQPKAKERVLALGAKAFIQKPLDKSTLNLVLKEVINPPQQTQVVPQAAVELPILKRRDIYMEVANVSIGRAADALARHFDVFVHLPLPNVNIFEVSELHMALRDLADNDQVSGVCQGFSGEGIAGEALVLLSDSSVADLKKLMQVPAESEELEELELLMDVSNILVGSFLNGLGQQAEVRFFQSSPVLLGQHISIDNVIKSTTGSFSKTMTFEVSYNIDQTSIRCDLLFMFVDESLPLLDDKLSYLMEDF
- a CDS encoding NADH:ubiquinone oxidoreductase — encoded protein: MKYILILLVSLLAGFLSADHIEAFLLGFGVASLAVGCCHWFAFRSSKFPQLALALLLCGLFAKITVTVVGVMWGVSADLMTSPLVFALSYLFFSVVATYLWFRYQEYMMTIKHTVRHTMHEASHGAVGNQS
- a CDS encoding alternative ribosome-rescue factor A, which gives rise to MSTKKSSHTDPVDIEYGRGQIQDNALKALVTSQVFKTRVEKAKKGKGSYVRKAKHRGQESYTKAA
- a CDS encoding cold-shock protein; its protein translation is MSTPVTGTVKWFNETKGFGFIKQENGPDVFAHFSAIQGDGFRTLAEGQQVEFVITQGQKGPQAESIKVI